The Rhodocytophaga rosea genome has a segment encoding these proteins:
- a CDS encoding adenylate/guanylate cyclase domain-containing protein: MNRITQLKLSQLGIITFGWMIIAILMSVYDHLVLHTANSLGTSATYSFSLALAYNMGSALMGALLGGSYMVFYVNVKYQNRSYVYTIVSVSLSFMFIISLIMALLGLISTTLRTGQLIWEPEALEALKDFLTDSARIKNVMVWSLVVAVTQLLLQINSKFGYRTLGSILCGKYNTPKEEKRIFMFLDLNSSTAIAEQLGDEKYHELLKDFFADITHPILNNKGEIYQYVGDEVVIAWKQEEGAENSQCIRCFYDIKHCIEANQNKYMRQYGLIPTFKAGIHCGKVVAGEVGLLKRDVTYSGNVLNTTSRILGMCHTFNTDLIASLDLVAELGLSNQYAAQSLGAVKLKGKEKELVLSTLTPLAVA, from the coding sequence ATGAACCGGATCACACAATTAAAGCTAAGTCAGCTCGGCATTATTACCTTTGGATGGATGATTATTGCCATTCTGATGTCAGTATATGATCATCTGGTATTGCATACGGCCAATTCTTTGGGGACATCCGCTACCTATTCGTTTTCCCTGGCCTTGGCGTATAATATGGGTTCTGCTTTGATGGGTGCCTTACTGGGAGGAAGTTATATGGTGTTTTATGTGAATGTAAAGTACCAGAACAGATCGTATGTGTACACTATTGTTTCGGTGAGTTTATCTTTCATGTTCATTATATCCCTGATTATGGCTTTGCTGGGCCTGATTTCAACAACCTTGCGCACTGGCCAGCTTATCTGGGAGCCTGAAGCGCTGGAGGCATTGAAAGATTTTTTAACAGATAGTGCCAGAATCAAAAATGTAATGGTATGGTCGCTGGTGGTGGCAGTAACACAGTTATTACTTCAGATCAACAGTAAATTCGGATACAGAACGCTGGGAAGTATTCTATGTGGAAAATACAATACCCCCAAAGAGGAAAAGCGCATTTTTATGTTTCTGGACTTAAACTCATCTACTGCTATTGCGGAACAGTTAGGCGACGAAAAATACCATGAATTGCTCAAAGATTTCTTTGCCGATATTACCCATCCCATCCTCAATAATAAAGGTGAAATCTACCAGTATGTGGGCGATGAAGTAGTGATTGCCTGGAAACAGGAAGAGGGTGCTGAAAACAGCCAGTGTATCCGTTGTTTCTATGATATTAAACATTGTATTGAAGCCAACCAGAATAAATACATGCGCCAGTATGGACTCATTCCTACCTTCAAAGCAGGGATTCATTGCGGAAAAGTAGTAGCCGGAGAAGTAGGCTTACTCAAACGGGATGTTACCTACTCTGGCAATGTGCTCAATACCACTTCCAGAATCTTAGGCATGTGCCATACCTTCAATACTGATCTGATCGCTTCTCTGGATCTGGTAGCTGAACTGGGTTTATCTAATCAATATGCTGCCCAGTCTCTGGGAGCCGTTAAATTAAAAGGTAAAGAGAAAGAACTAGTACTGAGTACGTTAACGCCTCTGGCTGTGGCATAA
- a CDS encoding ATP-binding protein, which translates to MKDNGTVIPESIKSKIFQLFFTTKSTGEGTGLGLSLSYDIITKGHGGELKMESMEGEHSEFVILLPV; encoded by the coding sequence GTGAAAGACAATGGCACAGTCATTCCCGAAAGTATTAAAAGCAAAATATTCCAGCTTTTCTTTACCACCAAATCCACTGGAGAAGGCACCGGACTCGGCTTATCTTTGAGCTATGATATTATTACCAAAGGCCATGGAGGTGAGTTGAAAATGGAAAGTATGGAAGGAGAGCACAGTGAATTTGTGATTCTGTTGCCGGTATAA
- a CDS encoding transposase → MTKAGKATFGLDKFFSSTVKKAVKGLELSLIALADPESREAFSLHVRQTKAGLGQEQNRIDYYLEQLEAVKDYVQKKVEYFVADGFYAKKKVVDKMTGLGFGFISKLRSDADMKYLYTGEHEKRKGAKKKYEGKIIWKDCFEKFTLVTRLDNGIRLYSKNVYSMCLKRQVRVVVLQTYNSKGKMGYALLFSTNIKQAPEEIYHYYSLRFAIEFLFRNAKSHLGLQHCQAREEDKLAFHFNFVFVVLNLAKWEILQNGKSSISIADLKSEYFNRSYLETIFTKLDLQPELLKNHPNYPLLENWGKIAA, encoded by the coding sequence GTGACTAAGGCCGGTAAAGCTACCTTCGGATTAGATAAATTTTTTTCTTCCACAGTAAAGAAAGCAGTCAAGGGTTTAGAACTCTCCCTGATTGCTTTAGCAGACCCAGAGAGCAGAGAAGCTTTCAGCTTGCATGTCAGGCAGACAAAAGCAGGTTTAGGGCAAGAACAAAACCGCATAGATTATTACCTCGAGCAGCTAGAAGCAGTCAAAGACTATGTACAAAAAAAAGTAGAATATTTTGTGGCAGACGGTTTTTATGCCAAAAAGAAAGTAGTGGATAAAATGACAGGCTTAGGTTTCGGTTTTATCAGCAAACTGCGTAGTGATGCAGACATGAAATACTTATATACAGGCGAGCATGAAAAGCGCAAAGGTGCTAAGAAGAAGTATGAGGGTAAGATCATCTGGAAAGACTGCTTTGAGAAATTTACTTTAGTCACAAGGCTTGACAATGGCATCAGGCTCTACAGTAAGAATGTCTATAGCATGTGCTTGAAAAGACAAGTACGGGTAGTAGTTCTGCAAACTTACAACAGTAAAGGAAAGATGGGCTATGCCCTGCTGTTTTCTACCAACATCAAGCAAGCCCCTGAAGAAATTTATCACTACTACAGCCTACGTTTTGCTATCGAGTTTTTGTTCAGGAATGCCAAATCTCACCTGGGCTTACAGCATTGCCAGGCAAGAGAAGAGGATAAACTTGCTTTCCATTTCAACTTTGTTTTTGTGGTGCTCAACTTAGCTAAGTGGGAGATCCTACAAAATGGCAAAAGCAGTATTTCTATAGCTGATCTCAAGAGTGAGTACTTTAACAGGAGTTATCTAGAAACTATATTTACAAAGTTAGATTTACAGCCTGAGTTGTTGAAAAATCACCCTAACTATCCTTTGCTGGAAAATTGGGGCAAAATTGCAGCTTAA
- a CDS encoding adenylate/guanylate cyclase domain-containing protein, which produces MAAKILVVDDEADLESLIKQKFRKQIRENLYEFVFAGNGHEALEQIRRHPDIDVVLSDINMPGMDGLTLLVKIHESSPLVKTVIVSAYGDMENIRTAMNRGAFDFVCKPVNFADLEVTMQKTIGYVNQLRETIRAIKENNILRMYVDESVLKFMTQQQMETSLFANETIEASVAFLDICGFTAITENAPANTVVSLINKYFDLMVKEIIAQGGYVDKFIGDAVMAVFRGQYHLDRAIEASLAVRNRINTISERILDSPEYIPKVSIGINAGEMVSGNIGSASLKRLDYTVIGDTVNLAQRLQTVAQPGQVVISESSYHKVKESFRCELVGEVKLKNKANAVVIYEVLE; this is translated from the coding sequence ATGGCAGCAAAAATACTTGTGGTTGATGATGAGGCAGATTTGGAATCATTAATCAAACAGAAGTTCCGCAAGCAAATCCGGGAAAACCTCTATGAATTTGTATTTGCAGGCAATGGACACGAAGCCTTAGAGCAAATCAGAAGGCACCCGGATATTGATGTGGTGCTCTCAGATATCAACATGCCTGGTATGGATGGCCTCACCTTACTGGTAAAAATTCACGAATCGAGTCCACTAGTGAAGACGGTAATTGTTTCGGCCTATGGAGATATGGAAAACATCCGGACCGCTATGAACCGGGGTGCTTTCGATTTTGTATGCAAACCAGTCAATTTCGCTGACTTAGAAGTGACCATGCAAAAAACCATCGGTTATGTAAACCAGCTCCGGGAAACCATACGTGCCATTAAGGAGAACAATATCCTGCGCATGTATGTAGACGAATCAGTACTTAAATTTATGACCCAGCAGCAAATGGAAACCTCCCTGTTTGCCAACGAAACCATCGAAGCCAGTGTTGCTTTTTTAGATATCTGCGGATTTACAGCCATTACCGAAAATGCGCCAGCCAATACAGTGGTCTCACTCATCAACAAATATTTTGACCTGATGGTGAAGGAGATCATCGCACAAGGAGGGTATGTAGATAAATTTATTGGCGATGCCGTAATGGCCGTTTTTCGGGGACAATATCATTTAGACCGGGCCATTGAAGCATCTCTAGCCGTTCGTAACCGCATTAATACGATTTCAGAACGGATACTGGATTCTCCGGAATATATACCCAAGGTTTCTATCGGAATTAATGCTGGTGAAATGGTATCAGGCAATATTGGTTCTGCTTCTCTCAAAAGGTTGGATTATACGGTGATTGGCGATACCGTAAACCTGGCCCAACGCCTGCAAACAGTGGCTCAACCAGGACAAGTAGTAATATCTGAATCATCGTACCACAAAGTTAAAGAATCGTTCCGATGTGAGCTGGTAGGAGAGGTGAAACTAAAAAATAAAGCCAACGCAGTAGTGATCTATGAGGTGCTGGAATAA
- a CDS encoding cyclic nucleotide-binding domain-containing protein, with protein MKYSEKIKDLLNLQKGEGPTVLRLMLYSFFQTVALALFFTTASAVFLTQYPITTLPYVYITGGLLFLFINEVYSRLANVYPAQRLILAEIIVFFLCVLLFRFGLAYAQVGWLVFCLIVWHRIMSAYIGTGFIRLNLILFNVRQSKRLLGLVSSMEVPGNVLGYLLASVMIPVIGTINLLWLSAVALLLAMVFLISIIANKKAFDLEEPETQKTLSIKPKGIVQRFFKTNFIYALSVTCSFAVLTFIFIEFAFLSQVNEQFSSQAEIAYFISIIMGTGQLIAFFIKISLYGYIQRRYGIQVALFALPFALGIITIFSLISSSFSGNTFLLAWFWVVIMLVNDTIKAALYSNTFISLLQPLQTKLKMFGLDTLGVIEAIAVSVAGVALVGFGWLSSLTLVHFSVLLLMVLVGWVASISYLNKSYIHTLEVALKKRILEGSSLKLESPDVLAMIQAKLNSPFPGEVLYALDILCKSKSGKAPELLLQLMAHPSAEVRMEVLKKIESLKLVSLQGHVKERIESEPDLIIKKHAIRLYCFLGEETVVEEISPYLDSKEKLIQTGALVGLICFGGISGVILAGQHLNEYVFSEDPEKRAFAAGVIGEVGIQHFYHPLLKLMEDEDVVVRKAALKAAGKIKHPRLYGSMLRAVSSPQVFEVAMNALISTGEEVTGLFETEFNKPDYNPVWLRRLIYVCGKVGGNKSIALLKDKLYFKNIEVRNQILHSLTLCRYQPSPSEKDKVLTSIQAELTDAGWFLNCIEVITLSATPAELPHYSLLISALHIELLHLKKRLVLLLSYIYNSNDVLQVWESMHLSNKEKKANAFEVLDVLIAKDLSSIILPLLEDFPISQQVKIFNTRFPQKRLSLHVYLQKLISRQEVPVVNIWTQAISLYVVRQLSIHEMSNEAILAVSHPNKLVAETALWVLKDFYPDTYTNYLSSLAFEDIHLLQETTHEKNKQVMNSQLLDIEKVMALKTTTIFRETSEDILVDVASILKEVPVQAGESIVKKDDMGTCMFIIYSGSVRVHDGEHTLAELKTRDFFGELSLLDTEPRSASVTALVDTFLLRLDQHAFYEIMADRIEVTREIMKILCRRLRHQNKIVAEMKERITNPVLKAN; from the coding sequence ATGAAGTACTCAGAAAAAATTAAGGATCTGTTAAATCTACAGAAAGGAGAAGGACCTACTGTGCTTAGGCTCATGTTATACTCCTTCTTCCAGACAGTAGCCCTTGCCTTATTTTTTACTACTGCCAGCGCCGTATTTCTTACCCAATACCCGATCACCACCTTACCCTATGTATATATCACTGGTGGATTGCTTTTCCTTTTTATCAATGAAGTGTATTCCAGGCTGGCGAATGTATATCCTGCCCAGCGATTAATTCTGGCAGAGATAATTGTCTTTTTTCTATGTGTCCTCTTATTCAGGTTTGGACTTGCCTATGCACAGGTGGGATGGCTGGTTTTCTGTTTAATCGTCTGGCACCGCATCATGTCGGCATATATTGGTACAGGATTTATCCGCTTAAATCTGATTCTGTTTAATGTACGGCAAAGCAAACGACTCCTGGGACTGGTGAGTTCTATGGAAGTACCAGGCAATGTATTGGGCTATTTACTGGCTTCAGTAATGATTCCTGTTATTGGAACCATCAATCTATTATGGCTTTCGGCTGTTGCCTTGCTGCTGGCTATGGTATTTCTCATTTCCATTATCGCCAACAAAAAAGCCTTTGACCTTGAAGAACCAGAAACACAAAAAACACTAAGTATCAAACCTAAGGGGATTGTTCAGCGGTTTTTCAAAACTAATTTTATTTATGCCCTTTCCGTTACCTGTTCCTTTGCCGTCCTCACTTTTATTTTTATTGAATTTGCCTTTTTGAGCCAGGTAAACGAGCAATTCAGCAGCCAGGCCGAAATAGCCTATTTTATTAGTATTATTATGGGTACCGGGCAGTTAATTGCCTTTTTTATTAAAATCTCTTTATATGGCTATATACAAAGGCGATACGGCATTCAAGTGGCCCTCTTTGCACTTCCTTTCGCCTTGGGTATCATTACTATTTTTAGCCTCATCAGCAGCAGTTTTTCCGGTAATACATTTTTGTTAGCTTGGTTTTGGGTAGTAATTATGCTGGTAAATGATACCATCAAAGCAGCTTTATACAGCAATACTTTTATTTCCTTGTTGCAGCCTTTGCAGACAAAACTCAAAATGTTTGGGCTGGATACCCTGGGTGTGATAGAAGCCATAGCCGTTAGTGTAGCAGGTGTAGCATTAGTAGGTTTCGGTTGGCTGAGTTCCTTAACACTAGTACACTTTAGTGTGCTACTTCTAATGGTTCTGGTGGGCTGGGTGGCCTCTATTTCTTACCTCAATAAATCGTATATCCATACCCTGGAGGTAGCGCTCAAGAAACGCATTCTGGAAGGAAGTTCACTGAAACTGGAAAGTCCGGATGTGCTGGCTATGATACAAGCTAAACTTAATAGCCCTTTTCCGGGTGAGGTCTTGTATGCCCTGGATATTCTGTGTAAAAGTAAAAGCGGTAAAGCCCCGGAATTACTCCTGCAATTGATGGCACATCCTTCTGCGGAGGTACGTATGGAAGTGTTGAAAAAAATTGAAAGCTTAAAACTGGTGTCTCTGCAAGGCCATGTAAAAGAACGTATTGAGTCAGAGCCGGACCTTATTATTAAAAAACATGCGATCCGGTTATATTGCTTTTTAGGTGAGGAAACAGTGGTAGAAGAAATAAGTCCCTATCTCGACAGTAAAGAAAAACTGATTCAGACTGGCGCTTTGGTGGGCTTGATTTGCTTCGGAGGGATTAGCGGCGTTATTCTAGCCGGGCAGCATCTAAATGAGTATGTATTCTCTGAAGACCCTGAAAAACGGGCTTTTGCGGCAGGTGTGATTGGCGAAGTAGGTATCCAGCATTTTTATCATCCCTTACTTAAACTTATGGAAGATGAAGATGTTGTGGTACGCAAAGCAGCACTGAAAGCAGCAGGCAAAATTAAGCATCCGAGGTTGTATGGTTCTATGTTACGGGCCGTTTCCTCTCCACAGGTTTTTGAGGTGGCTATGAATGCCCTGATCAGTACTGGTGAGGAAGTAACCGGGCTCTTCGAAACTGAGTTTAATAAACCCGATTATAACCCGGTATGGCTGCGGCGGCTGATTTATGTATGCGGTAAAGTGGGTGGAAACAAATCTATTGCCCTTTTAAAAGACAAGCTTTATTTTAAAAATATTGAAGTAAGGAACCAGATTCTGCATTCGCTTACCCTATGCCGGTATCAGCCTAGTCCCTCAGAAAAAGACAAAGTACTTACCAGTATTCAGGCGGAACTAACCGATGCCGGCTGGTTTCTCAACTGTATAGAAGTGATTACCCTTTCTGCTACTCCTGCTGAATTGCCTCATTACTCTCTGCTTATTAGTGCCCTTCATATAGAACTCCTTCATCTGAAAAAGCGCCTGGTTTTACTGCTCTCCTATATCTATAATTCCAATGATGTATTACAAGTGTGGGAAAGTATGCACCTATCGAATAAGGAAAAAAAAGCCAATGCCTTTGAAGTGCTCGATGTGTTAATCGCCAAAGACCTGAGTTCGATTATTCTGCCCTTGCTGGAAGATTTCCCTATTAGCCAGCAGGTGAAAATTTTCAATACCCGTTTCCCACAAAAGAGATTGAGTTTACATGTATACTTACAAAAACTGATCAGCCGCCAGGAAGTGCCAGTGGTGAATATCTGGACACAGGCGATTTCCTTATATGTGGTAAGGCAACTGAGTATTCATGAAATGAGCAATGAGGCAATTCTGGCCGTATCACACCCGAATAAACTGGTGGCAGAAACTGCTTTATGGGTATTAAAAGATTTTTATCCAGATACCTATACTAATTATTTGTCCAGTCTGGCTTTTGAAGATATTCATTTATTGCAGGAAACTACCCACGAGAAAAACAAACAAGTTATGAATTCCCAACTATTAGACATTGAAAAAGTAATGGCCTTGAAAACTACTACTATTTTTAGAGAAACCTCAGAAGATATTCTGGTAGATGTGGCCTCTATTTTAAAAGAAGTACCAGTGCAGGCTGGAGAAAGCATTGTTAAAAAAGATGACATGGGTACGTGTATGTTCATCATTTACTCAGGTTCGGTACGGGTGCATGACGGAGAACATACCCTGGCAGAACTTAAAACCAGGGATTTTTTTGGTGAACTCTCATTGCTGGATACTGAACCCAGGTCTGCTTCGGTAACAGCGCTTGTAGATACCTTTCTGTTACGCTTAGATCAGCATGCCTTCTACGAAATTATGGCAGACCGTATTGAGGTAACCCGTGAGATTATGAAAATACTTTGCCGGAGATTGCGCCATCAGAATAAAATAGTGGCAGAAATGAAAGAGAGAATAACAAACCCGGTATTGAAAGCAAACTAG
- a CDS encoding HD domain-containing protein has translation MHYQKAREYVLKRLENELPKNLYYHGIHHTLDVCQAVEELASGEHVKEKDLVLLRTAAVYHDIGFIVQYHNNEEVACQIASETLPGFNYLTNDIKIICHIILATRVPQNPQTHLEQIMCDADLDYLGRSDFFDITQTLKQEWMEFGIISSDEEWNQKQVYFFQQHHYFTKTAQEKREARKHKHLLELQKLL, from the coding sequence ATGCATTATCAGAAAGCCAGAGAGTATGTGCTGAAGCGCTTGGAAAATGAGTTGCCCAAAAACCTGTATTATCATGGAATTCACCATACCCTGGATGTGTGTCAGGCAGTTGAGGAACTGGCTTCAGGCGAGCATGTGAAAGAAAAAGACCTGGTGCTGCTTCGTACGGCTGCTGTTTATCATGATATTGGTTTTATAGTACAGTATCACAACAATGAAGAAGTTGCCTGTCAGATCGCTTCGGAAACTTTGCCTGGCTTCAATTATCTAACTAATGACATTAAAATTATCTGCCACATCATTTTAGCAACCAGAGTCCCACAAAATCCTCAGACACATCTGGAGCAGATTATGTGTGATGCTGACCTGGATTATTTAGGCCGGAGTGATTTTTTTGACATTACCCAAACCCTTAAACAGGAGTGGATGGAATTTGGGATTATTTCTTCGGATGAAGAATGGAACCAGAAACAGGTATATTTTTTTCAGCAACACCATTATTTTACCAAAACTGCCCAAGAGAAACGGGAAGCCCGGAAGCATAAGCACCTGTTGGAGCTTCAGAAACTGCTTTGA
- a CDS encoding tetratricopeptide repeat-containing sensor histidine kinase, producing MKHLFRFLFLICLPFSMYGQNPAIDSLDRLIVKATTDTARINLRIKKLNYLNEINLDSAILEGKRNITDAQKINYSQGVANTLIRLVTSYCYKGEYAAAAQSLEMAEKIYRSLQDSTGFGNLYSSYGMMYGMQSKYDSSIYYYERAIQVASNIKNEFMLNRAYQNIAIPYQMQSNFSPALSYLQKAQDYYEKKKDIGSQTYIAMNIGLIYNNLGDIKRAEESLMKAVSLSKAAGTRNVELYAYSNLASLYEKQENHQRSHEFAMKAARLGKEMGDTGIEAASLAKSAISLAHLNQLTEAEKTAKQSILTADVSHQPYIIYQAYNALGFILKTQEKYRDAITQYEKAFDAIKEAKVYDEYVGQSYKNLSESYSGAGDYPKALAAYKKFAEIADSVRSRENIRKATELNMNYEFDKKQQLATAEQEKTNIESRNRQIMLGVGLLLMLIIAVIAFYAYYTKQKAATLLKRQKEEVEAAMTELRTTQEQLVQREKMASLGELTAGIAHEIQNPLNFVNNFSDVSVELIEELKEELDSGNITEVRALSNDIMKNLEKIYHHGKRADAIVKSMLQHSRVSSGGKQPTDLNELADEYLRLAYHGLRAKEKDFNAEFKLEADPAVGSVNVVPQEIGRVLLNLFSNAFYAVNQKKHQLNGQYQPQVIVTTKKLADKVEIWVKDNGTGIPEAVKDKIFQPFFTTKPTGEGTGLGLSLSYDIITKGHSGTLKVDSQEGEYSEFTILLPAK from the coding sequence ATGAAACACCTTTTTCGCTTTTTGTTTCTTATTTGCCTGCCATTTTCTATGTATGGACAAAATCCTGCTATTGACAGCCTGGACCGGCTGATTGTGAAAGCTACTACGGATACAGCCAGAATTAACCTGCGTATAAAGAAGCTGAATTACCTGAATGAGATCAACCTGGATTCAGCGATTCTAGAGGGGAAAAGAAACATTACTGATGCACAAAAGATAAATTACTCTCAGGGTGTAGCCAATACGCTGATACGGTTAGTTACCAGTTACTGTTACAAAGGAGAGTATGCTGCTGCTGCCCAGAGCCTGGAAATGGCAGAAAAAATATACCGCTCCCTACAAGACTCTACTGGCTTTGGTAACTTGTATTCCAGCTATGGAATGATGTATGGCATGCAAAGTAAGTACGACAGTTCTATTTATTATTATGAACGTGCCATTCAGGTTGCCAGCAATATTAAAAACGAGTTTATGCTGAACCGTGCTTACCAGAATATAGCTATCCCCTATCAGATGCAATCTAATTTTTCTCCAGCTCTATCCTATCTGCAAAAAGCCCAGGATTATTACGAAAAGAAAAAAGATATAGGTTCGCAGACATATATTGCCATGAATATAGGTTTGATTTATAATAATTTAGGAGATATTAAACGGGCAGAGGAATCATTGATGAAAGCCGTTAGTCTTTCAAAAGCGGCAGGTACCCGGAATGTAGAACTTTATGCTTACTCCAACCTGGCCTCACTGTATGAAAAACAGGAAAACCACCAGCGTTCCCATGAATTTGCCATGAAGGCCGCCCGGCTAGGGAAAGAAATGGGCGATACGGGTATTGAGGCCGCCAGCCTTGCCAAATCGGCCATTTCTCTAGCTCATCTGAATCAGTTAACAGAAGCAGAGAAAACAGCGAAACAATCCATTCTGACAGCCGATGTTTCCCATCAGCCCTATATTATCTATCAGGCTTATAATGCCCTTGGATTCATTCTGAAAACACAGGAAAAATATAGGGACGCCATCACACAATATGAAAAAGCATTTGATGCGATTAAGGAGGCCAAGGTATATGATGAGTACGTAGGTCAATCGTATAAAAATTTATCTGAGTCATATAGCGGCGCAGGCGATTATCCGAAAGCACTCGCAGCCTATAAAAAATTTGCAGAAATAGCCGATTCGGTCCGGAGCCGGGAGAACATCCGCAAGGCGACCGAACTTAATATGAATTATGAATTTGACAAAAAACAACAACTTGCTACCGCTGAACAGGAAAAAACAAATATAGAATCCCGGAACCGTCAGATCATGCTGGGCGTAGGATTGCTGTTAATGCTGATCATTGCTGTAATTGCCTTTTATGCCTATTATACCAAACAAAAAGCAGCAACGCTGTTGAAGCGCCAGAAGGAAGAAGTAGAAGCAGCAATGACCGAGTTAAGAACTACCCAGGAACAACTGGTGCAGCGGGAGAAAATGGCCTCTTTAGGAGAACTTACGGCTGGCATTGCTCATGAAATTCAAAATCCCCTGAATTTTGTCAATAATTTTTCTGATGTATCAGTGGAGTTAATAGAAGAACTGAAGGAGGAACTGGATTCTGGTAATATTACAGAAGTCAGGGCACTCTCAAATGATATCATGAAAAACCTGGAGAAGATCTATCACCATGGTAAACGGGCAGATGCCATCGTAAAAAGTATGCTGCAGCATTCCAGAGTTTCGTCCGGAGGAAAACAACCTACTGATCTCAATGAGTTGGCTGATGAATACCTCCGGCTGGCGTATCATGGCTTGAGGGCCAAAGAAAAAGACTTCAATGCTGAATTTAAACTCGAAGCAGACCCGGCCGTAGGCTCAGTGAATGTGGTGCCCCAGGAAATCGGCAGAGTGCTTCTGAATCTGTTCAGCAATGCCTTTTATGCCGTCAATCAGAAAAAGCATCAGCTCAATGGGCAGTATCAGCCACAGGTAATAGTTACTACAAAGAAACTGGCAGACAAGGTAGAAATCTGGGTGAAGGACAATGGCACAGGTATTCCGGAAGCAGTGAAAGACAAAATATTTCAGCCCTTTTTTACTACCAAGCCGACAGGAGAAGGCACCGGACTGGGTTTGTCACTTAGCTATGATATTATTACCAAAGGACATAGCGGAACATTAAAAGTTGATTCGCAGGAAGGAGAATACTCAGAATTTACAATACTATTGCCAGCAAAATAA